The proteins below come from a single Takifugu flavidus isolate HTHZ2018 chromosome 6, ASM371156v2, whole genome shotgun sequence genomic window:
- the LOC130527329 gene encoding nocturnin-like isoform X1: protein MVTTFIFVPTSVRPMGGGATRLFGSVTLSSGSPLPPGLDLDLELLRQCEEALGDGPPRFHRTFTSLSDGENTPGPPIRVMQWNILAQALGEGLDSFVQCPPEALSWSRRKYLILEEILSHRPHILCLQEVDHYYDTLQPVLASLGYSSNFCPKPWSPCLGVEGNNGPDGCALFFDHMRYDFLDSVNIRLSAMKIPTNQVAVATMLRCKSTGRCLCVAVTHLKARSGWEWLRSAQGADLLRHIHSLIQKHAGGHAGAPPPNVPLLVCGDFNAVPTEDVYRHFSASPLGLESAYKKLSRDGLSEPEYTTWKIRPTGECRSTLDYIWYSQNTLRVDALLDLPTEEQIGPNRLPSFSYPSDHLSLVCDLSFKE from the exons ATGGTCACCACCTTCATCTTTGTCCCCACATCAGTGCGTCCGATGGGCGGAGGAGCCACCAGACTGTTCGGCTCCGTGACCCTCAGCAGCGGATCTCCCCTCCCTCCAGGCCTGGATCTGGATTTGGAGCTGCTACGACAGTGTGAAGAGGCCCTTGGAGACGGACCTCCTCGCTTCCACAGGACCTTCACGTCCCTCAGTGATGGAGAAAACACCCCTGGCCCCCCCATTAGGGTGATGCAGTGGAACATCCTGGCCCAAG CTTTGGGCGAGGGGCTGGACAGCTTCGTCCAGTGTCCTCCGGAGGCCCTGAGCTGGTCCCGCAGGAAGTACCTCATCTTAGAGGAGATCCTCAGCCACCGACCTCATATCCTGTGTTTGCAGGAAGTTGACCACTACTACGACACTCTCCAGCCGGTTCTGGCCAGTctgggctacagcagcaacttctGCCCCAAGCCGTGGTCGCCCTGTCTGGGTGTTGAGGGCAACAACGGCCCTGATGGGTGCGCGCTCTTCTTTGACCACATGCGCTATGACTTCCTGGACAGCGTCAACATACGACTCTCTGCCATGAAGATTCCGACCAATCAG GTTGCCGTGGCGACGATGCTGCGGTGCAAGAGCACGGGGAGGTGCCTCTGCGTGGCCGTGACGCATCTGAAGGCCCGGTCCGGCTGGGAGTGGCTCCGCAGCGCACAGGGCGCCGACCTCCTGCGTCACATCCACAGTCTGATCCAGAAGCACGCTGGCGGCCACGCAGGCGCCCCCCCGCCCAACGTTCCCCTGCTCGTCTGCGGCGACTTCAACGCCGTCCCCACCGAGGACGTTTACCGCCATTTCTCGGCGTCCCCTCTCGGCCTGGAGTCCGCTTACAAAAAACTGAGTCGGGACGGCCTGTCGGAGCCGGAGTACACCACCTGGAAGATCCGGCCCACCGGGGAGTGCCGCTCCACCCTGGATTACATCTGGTACAGTCAGAACACGCTCAGGGTGGACGCCCTTTTGGACCTTCCCACCGAGGAGCAGATCGGTCCCAACAGGCTTCCGTCCTTCAGCTATCCATCCGACCATCTCTCCTTAGTTTGTGACCTGAGTTTTAAGGAATGA
- the LOC130527329 gene encoding nocturnin-like isoform X2, producing METSVRPMGGGATRLFGSVTLSSGSPLPPGLDLDLELLRQCEEALGDGPPRFHRTFTSLSDGENTPGPPIRVMQWNILAQALGEGLDSFVQCPPEALSWSRRKYLILEEILSHRPHILCLQEVDHYYDTLQPVLASLGYSSNFCPKPWSPCLGVEGNNGPDGCALFFDHMRYDFLDSVNIRLSAMKIPTNQVAVATMLRCKSTGRCLCVAVTHLKARSGWEWLRSAQGADLLRHIHSLIQKHAGGHAGAPPPNVPLLVCGDFNAVPTEDVYRHFSASPLGLESAYKKLSRDGLSEPEYTTWKIRPTGECRSTLDYIWYSQNTLRVDALLDLPTEEQIGPNRLPSFSYPSDHLSLVCDLSFKE from the exons TGCGTCCGATGGGCGGAGGAGCCACCAGACTGTTCGGCTCCGTGACCCTCAGCAGCGGATCTCCCCTCCCTCCAGGCCTGGATCTGGATTTGGAGCTGCTACGACAGTGTGAAGAGGCCCTTGGAGACGGACCTCCTCGCTTCCACAGGACCTTCACGTCCCTCAGTGATGGAGAAAACACCCCTGGCCCCCCCATTAGGGTGATGCAGTGGAACATCCTGGCCCAAG CTTTGGGCGAGGGGCTGGACAGCTTCGTCCAGTGTCCTCCGGAGGCCCTGAGCTGGTCCCGCAGGAAGTACCTCATCTTAGAGGAGATCCTCAGCCACCGACCTCATATCCTGTGTTTGCAGGAAGTTGACCACTACTACGACACTCTCCAGCCGGTTCTGGCCAGTctgggctacagcagcaacttctGCCCCAAGCCGTGGTCGCCCTGTCTGGGTGTTGAGGGCAACAACGGCCCTGATGGGTGCGCGCTCTTCTTTGACCACATGCGCTATGACTTCCTGGACAGCGTCAACATACGACTCTCTGCCATGAAGATTCCGACCAATCAG GTTGCCGTGGCGACGATGCTGCGGTGCAAGAGCACGGGGAGGTGCCTCTGCGTGGCCGTGACGCATCTGAAGGCCCGGTCCGGCTGGGAGTGGCTCCGCAGCGCACAGGGCGCCGACCTCCTGCGTCACATCCACAGTCTGATCCAGAAGCACGCTGGCGGCCACGCAGGCGCCCCCCCGCCCAACGTTCCCCTGCTCGTCTGCGGCGACTTCAACGCCGTCCCCACCGAGGACGTTTACCGCCATTTCTCGGCGTCCCCTCTCGGCCTGGAGTCCGCTTACAAAAAACTGAGTCGGGACGGCCTGTCGGAGCCGGAGTACACCACCTGGAAGATCCGGCCCACCGGGGAGTGCCGCTCCACCCTGGATTACATCTGGTACAGTCAGAACACGCTCAGGGTGGACGCCCTTTTGGACCTTCCCACCGAGGAGCAGATCGGTCCCAACAGGCTTCCGTCCTTCAGCTATCCATCCGACCATCTCTCCTTAGTTTGTGACCTGAGTTTTAAGGAATGA
- the LOC130527329 gene encoding nocturnin-like isoform X3: MGGGATRLFGSVTLSSGSPLPPGLDLDLELLRQCEEALGDGPPRFHRTFTSLSDGENTPGPPIRVMQWNILAQALGEGLDSFVQCPPEALSWSRRKYLILEEILSHRPHILCLQEVDHYYDTLQPVLASLGYSSNFCPKPWSPCLGVEGNNGPDGCALFFDHMRYDFLDSVNIRLSAMKIPTNQVAVATMLRCKSTGRCLCVAVTHLKARSGWEWLRSAQGADLLRHIHSLIQKHAGGHAGAPPPNVPLLVCGDFNAVPTEDVYRHFSASPLGLESAYKKLSRDGLSEPEYTTWKIRPTGECRSTLDYIWYSQNTLRVDALLDLPTEEQIGPNRLPSFSYPSDHLSLVCDLSFKE; the protein is encoded by the exons ATGGGCGGAGGAGCCACCAGACTGTTCGGCTCCGTGACCCTCAGCAGCGGATCTCCCCTCCCTCCAGGCCTGGATCTGGATTTGGAGCTGCTACGACAGTGTGAAGAGGCCCTTGGAGACGGACCTCCTCGCTTCCACAGGACCTTCACGTCCCTCAGTGATGGAGAAAACACCCCTGGCCCCCCCATTAGGGTGATGCAGTGGAACATCCTGGCCCAAG CTTTGGGCGAGGGGCTGGACAGCTTCGTCCAGTGTCCTCCGGAGGCCCTGAGCTGGTCCCGCAGGAAGTACCTCATCTTAGAGGAGATCCTCAGCCACCGACCTCATATCCTGTGTTTGCAGGAAGTTGACCACTACTACGACACTCTCCAGCCGGTTCTGGCCAGTctgggctacagcagcaacttctGCCCCAAGCCGTGGTCGCCCTGTCTGGGTGTTGAGGGCAACAACGGCCCTGATGGGTGCGCGCTCTTCTTTGACCACATGCGCTATGACTTCCTGGACAGCGTCAACATACGACTCTCTGCCATGAAGATTCCGACCAATCAG GTTGCCGTGGCGACGATGCTGCGGTGCAAGAGCACGGGGAGGTGCCTCTGCGTGGCCGTGACGCATCTGAAGGCCCGGTCCGGCTGGGAGTGGCTCCGCAGCGCACAGGGCGCCGACCTCCTGCGTCACATCCACAGTCTGATCCAGAAGCACGCTGGCGGCCACGCAGGCGCCCCCCCGCCCAACGTTCCCCTGCTCGTCTGCGGCGACTTCAACGCCGTCCCCACCGAGGACGTTTACCGCCATTTCTCGGCGTCCCCTCTCGGCCTGGAGTCCGCTTACAAAAAACTGAGTCGGGACGGCCTGTCGGAGCCGGAGTACACCACCTGGAAGATCCGGCCCACCGGGGAGTGCCGCTCCACCCTGGATTACATCTGGTACAGTCAGAACACGCTCAGGGTGGACGCCCTTTTGGACCTTCCCACCGAGGAGCAGATCGGTCCCAACAGGCTTCCGTCCTTCAGCTATCCATCCGACCATCTCTCCTTAGTTTGTGACCTGAGTTTTAAGGAATGA